A region from the Salicibibacter cibarius genome encodes:
- a CDS encoding replicative DNA helicase: MELIECIESEQAILGSILYEPPLIQVSMLQPSHFARANHSLIFKAMRTVEAEGTEPELAAVITALGESIHQTGGIQYLTQLAGSVATIATFTHHERKIVEAYRLRESRQAAIRYVEQPNESALQRLSQKLTDLQRLGAINQEKTLKEWLYEISDDMSRTQNENKNSYKTGYESLDQMTGGLQRKELIVVAARPSMGKTAFALNLGSNHCKNEGRCLLFSLEMGSKQLIQRMISADTHIDGQKWKFPSRFFSEEDYDRATTSIASLLDWKLNMYENTSVISDICSISRQTARENPDDDLLIVIDYLQMIQGLGRFERKDLEVGAITRELKRLATDLNVPIIVLSQLSRKVENRHDKRPVMADLRDSGNIEQDADVIAFLYREAYYDQDADHANQVEVDVSKQRNGPTGTIHLGFMKECGRFIDIDDTA, encoded by the coding sequence ATGGAATTGATTGAGTGTATAGAGTCCGAACAAGCGATATTAGGGTCGATTCTTTATGAACCTCCATTGATTCAGGTGTCGATGCTCCAACCTTCTCATTTTGCAAGAGCTAATCATTCCTTGATTTTTAAAGCCATGCGAACGGTCGAAGCGGAAGGAACAGAACCTGAACTAGCTGCTGTTATAACAGCCTTAGGTGAATCCATCCATCAAACCGGTGGGATTCAATACCTGACACAGCTTGCTGGTTCAGTCGCAACGATCGCAACGTTTACCCATCATGAACGTAAAATCGTTGAAGCGTACAGACTCAGAGAAAGCCGTCAAGCTGCGATTCGATATGTGGAACAGCCGAACGAGTCAGCGCTTCAACGATTATCTCAGAAATTAACCGACCTTCAACGTTTGGGAGCCATCAACCAAGAGAAAACGTTAAAGGAATGGCTATATGAAATTTCGGACGATATGAGTCGTACACAAAATGAAAATAAAAACAGTTACAAGACAGGATATGAATCGTTGGATCAAATGACCGGCGGGTTACAACGGAAAGAATTGATCGTGGTTGCTGCTCGTCCCTCCATGGGGAAGACAGCTTTTGCTTTAAACCTAGGGTCTAACCATTGTAAAAACGAGGGAAGATGTCTTTTATTTAGCCTGGAGATGGGCTCTAAGCAATTAATACAGCGGATGATTTCGGCGGATACCCATATCGATGGGCAAAAGTGGAAGTTTCCTTCTCGATTTTTTAGTGAAGAAGACTACGATCGGGCAACGACATCGATCGCGTCGCTATTGGATTGGAAGCTCAATATGTACGAGAATACATCTGTCATCAGTGATATTTGCTCCATTTCCCGCCAAACGGCAAGAGAAAACCCGGATGATGACTTGCTTATCGTGATTGATTATTTACAAATGATCCAGGGGCTCGGACGATTTGAGCGTAAAGATTTAGAGGTAGGAGCCATTACGCGCGAACTTAAACGCCTGGCGACGGATCTAAATGTTCCTATCATTGTTTTATCTCAATTATCTAGGAAGGTTGAAAACCGTCATGATAAACGCCCCGTGATGGCTGACCTTAGAGACTCTGGCAATATTGAACAAGATGCTGATGTGATCGCTTTCTTATATCGCGAGGCATACTACGATCAAGATGCCGATCATGCAAATCAAGTAGAAGTGGATGTTTCGAAACAGAGAAATGGACCAACCGGAACGATCCATCTTGGTTTTATGAAAGAATGCGGGCGATTTATCGATATTGATGATACCGCATGA
- a CDS encoding VirD4-like conjugal transfer protein, CD1115 family → MKSILANKYVLIPLCIILFTVVQVIGTFLLNFIQEAWALFRMFPNIEEPLQIEWAFFTNVQVTDVPWFYGMTAILGLILVGITIYKLTSNFAAIGRDEKGSQRFATKQEVAKQYKKIPEKEKTYNGKGGGVIAHKGHSLYIDDDAVHNLVIGTTRSGKGQLYVDPTIDAYSRAKQKPSMILNDMKGELFVRFKEILEQRGFDVLALNMMNPMQSMSYNPLQLIKDAYKEGNFSVAETLCESLTHMLYYNPHVKDPMWQNSAMSLVNAMILAITEDCIQNGEEEKITLYTVSNMLSELGSKQIPHPLDPEATVNALDQYFQDLPQESVAKMQYATSNFAKGNTRSGIFTTAMAELRRFTLSEQAKMTAKNSLDLKKVGFGQSVEGKGVPFAKITVTFPDGTQETNQTGEGGYWVVHFQGTLHEHDTLTIEHDPNPYSQKAYKKLSQDQKTKVKEQQTCLEATIQTLDQETGQATVEQENHSDVRVTEVVSYDRPIALFMITPDYDDSTHVLPSMFVDQLYFSLAKHASMAKGQECPRQVVFMLDEFGQMPAISGMGSKTTVSLGRNIRFHLIVQSYAQLKEKYGEDDKNTVLGNCGNHIYIKTGDEETAKNFSEKIGNETREVETRSGTPFSFKKAKTDNTEGRKLLDANELMELEKGSTVVFRAMKRETQDGDQLIRPFPIYNKRMPYAYQYLNLDPELSITDIEVDTPHRHLRLSDLIIDFGFDSEDEGMLSAMADKETKATTPTQVAPSNEPDDWKQTAISHILTGSLWTMVMNRVAPCLHAEESTMQTMTVNDFLQTLRMLGDSDEVDQNTYASIRKTIDQYHASLEENAEEIKDDKQQDIHQEAI, encoded by the coding sequence ATGAAATCGATACTCGCCAATAAATATGTGCTGATCCCTTTATGTATCATTTTGTTTACTGTGGTACAAGTGATCGGCACATTTTTATTGAATTTTATACAAGAAGCGTGGGCGCTTTTTCGAATGTTTCCGAATATCGAAGAACCCTTACAAATAGAATGGGCGTTCTTCACAAATGTTCAAGTAACCGATGTGCCGTGGTTTTATGGCATGACGGCTATCTTAGGACTTATCCTCGTGGGGATCACGATTTATAAACTGACGAGCAACTTTGCGGCCATCGGACGCGATGAAAAAGGTTCACAACGGTTTGCGACTAAGCAAGAGGTGGCTAAGCAGTATAAAAAAATCCCGGAGAAGGAAAAAACCTACAACGGCAAAGGCGGCGGCGTCATCGCGCATAAGGGACACTCGCTTTATATCGATGATGATGCCGTGCATAACTTGGTCATTGGTACGACGCGGTCCGGCAAGGGGCAGTTATATGTTGACCCCACCATTGATGCCTATTCAAGGGCCAAGCAGAAACCGTCCATGATTTTAAATGACATGAAGGGCGAATTGTTTGTCCGATTTAAGGAGATATTAGAGCAGCGCGGTTTTGACGTATTGGCGTTGAATATGATGAATCCAATGCAGAGCATGAGTTATAACCCTTTGCAACTCATTAAAGACGCTTACAAAGAAGGAAATTTCTCGGTTGCGGAAACGTTGTGTGAGTCGCTTACACACATGCTCTATTATAATCCGCATGTGAAAGATCCCATGTGGCAAAACTCGGCGATGAGTCTTGTGAATGCGATGATATTGGCGATCACTGAGGATTGCATCCAAAACGGTGAGGAAGAAAAAATCACGCTCTATACCGTGTCCAATATGTTATCGGAACTCGGATCAAAGCAGATACCGCATCCCTTGGACCCGGAGGCGACGGTGAATGCCCTGGATCAATACTTTCAAGACCTTCCCCAGGAGAGCGTGGCGAAGATGCAGTATGCGACGAGCAACTTTGCCAAAGGCAACACGCGATCGGGTATTTTTACGACAGCGATGGCGGAACTGCGGCGCTTTACATTGAGTGAACAGGCGAAAATGACCGCGAAAAACTCCCTTGATTTGAAAAAGGTCGGGTTTGGCCAGTCCGTCGAAGGAAAGGGGGTCCCCTTTGCCAAAATCACGGTGACGTTTCCGGATGGTACGCAGGAGACCAACCAAACGGGCGAGGGCGGCTATTGGGTGGTGCATTTTCAAGGCACGCTCCATGAGCATGATACTTTGACCATTGAGCATGATCCCAACCCTTATTCTCAAAAAGCATACAAAAAGCTGTCTCAAGACCAAAAAACGAAAGTGAAAGAGCAACAGACATGCCTAGAGGCAACGATCCAAACGTTGGATCAGGAAACCGGTCAAGCCACAGTCGAACAGGAAAATCATAGCGATGTTCGTGTCACTGAAGTGGTCAGTTACGACCGACCGATCGCCTTATTTATGATTACGCCGGATTATGATGATTCGACGCATGTACTTCCGTCCATGTTTGTCGATCAACTGTACTTTTCCTTAGCCAAACACGCATCGATGGCCAAAGGGCAAGAATGTCCGCGTCAGGTCGTGTTTATGCTTGATGAGTTTGGGCAAATGCCAGCCATTTCCGGCATGGGGTCCAAAACCACCGTGTCGCTAGGCCGTAACATTCGTTTTCACCTTATCGTTCAGAGTTACGCTCAACTCAAAGAAAAATACGGGGAAGATGATAAAAATACGGTGCTCGGGAATTGCGGCAATCACATCTATATAAAAACCGGCGACGAAGAAACCGCCAAAAACTTTTCAGAAAAAATCGGAAATGAAACGCGGGAAGTGGAAACAAGGTCCGGCACGCCATTTTCCTTTAAAAAAGCGAAAACAGACAACACCGAGGGACGAAAACTGCTGGACGCCAATGAACTAATGGAGCTCGAAAAAGGCAGTACGGTGGTCTTTCGGGCGATGAAACGCGAAACGCAAGACGGGGATCAACTTATCCGTCCGTTTCCGATTTATAATAAACGCATGCCTTACGCTTATCAATATCTCAATCTCGATCCAGAGTTATCGATCACCGATATTGAAGTCGATACACCCCATCGTCACCTGCGTTTATCCGATCTCATCATCGACTTTGGCTTTGACAGCGAAGATGAAGGAATGTTGTCGGCGATGGCAGACAAAGAAACGAAGGCAACAACGCCGACACAAGTCGCACCCTCCAACGAACCGGACGATTGGAAACAAACCGCCATATCTCACATTTTAACCGGTTCGTTATGGACGATGGTTATGAATCGTGTGGCGCCATGCTTGCATGCGGAAGAATCAACGATGCAGACGATGACCGTCAATGACTTTTTGCAAACCCTGCGGATGCTCGGTGATTCTGACGAGGTCGATCAAAACACGTACGCCTCAATCCGAAAAACGATTGATCAGTATCATGCATCGTTGGAGGAAAACGCGGAAGAAATAAAGGATGACAAGCAACAAGACATACACCAGGAAGCTATTTAG
- a CDS encoding tyrosine-type recombinase/integrase: MPVYKDKGKNTYYVRVRVEQNDGTKKHVNKRGFKTKRAAKEMEAKLLTGEEETNSITFRQLAEQYLNWYEKRRKLSSFNKKKNIIRNHLIPEFKDRLAVDIVANNVMEYQDKIIGSYSNDYLKTIHVTLSAIFTFGIRYKGLKTNPASVAGNFELEDNKRLNYWTFEEFKKFIEVVDDLTFRAFFYTKYYSGARKGELLALTWKDIDFKDNKISITETEYDREVTKPKSKSSERNLVMPDFVMEALKELKKDAGKTAPVKSDYVVFGKFYTSIATTTLDRHYEKYIKASGVKRIVLHEFRHSHASYLIDKNVNPIVIAHRLGHADVATTLNTYSHMYPSKQKEAVELMENDFS, translated from the coding sequence ATGCCAGTATATAAGGATAAAGGCAAAAACACGTACTATGTAAGAGTCAGGGTAGAACAAAACGACGGGACAAAAAAACACGTAAATAAGCGAGGGTTTAAGACAAAGCGAGCAGCTAAAGAAATGGAAGCAAAGTTACTGACAGGGGAAGAAGAAACGAACTCGATCACGTTTAGACAACTTGCCGAGCAATATTTAAATTGGTATGAAAAAAGAAGGAAGTTATCGTCATTCAATAAGAAGAAAAACATCATCCGAAACCATCTGATTCCGGAATTTAAGGACAGGCTTGCTGTTGATATAGTGGCGAATAATGTTATGGAGTATCAAGACAAGATTATCGGTAGTTATTCAAACGATTATTTAAAAACAATACATGTCACTTTGTCGGCAATCTTTACATTCGGCATCAGGTACAAAGGATTGAAGACAAATCCAGCAAGCGTTGCCGGAAACTTTGAATTAGAAGATAACAAACGGCTAAATTATTGGACATTTGAGGAGTTTAAAAAATTCATTGAGGTTGTAGACGACCTTACTTTTAGGGCATTTTTCTACACAAAATATTACAGTGGTGCACGTAAAGGGGAGCTGTTAGCATTAACTTGGAAAGATATTGATTTTAAAGATAATAAAATCTCAATCACTGAAACGGAATATGATCGGGAGGTGACAAAACCGAAAAGCAAATCATCTGAACGTAATTTAGTAATGCCCGATTTTGTTATGGAGGCATTAAAAGAACTTAAAAAAGATGCTGGAAAAACAGCACCTGTAAAATCGGATTATGTAGTGTTCGGGAAATTCTATACGAGTATAGCGACAACCACCCTTGACCGTCATTATGAGAAGTATATTAAAGCATCTGGAGTTAAAAGAATAGTGCTCCACGAGTTCAGGCATTCCCACGCATCATACCTTATAGATAAAAACGTCAACCCGATTGTTATCGCCCACCGGCTCGGTCACGCTGATGTGGCAACAACCTTGAACACGTACAGCCACATGTATCCATCTAAGCAAAAAGAAGCCGTAGAATTAATGGAAAATGACTTTTCGTGA
- a CDS encoding DnaD domain-containing protein — MNYVKELKAFKDWLLLNDLDTSAIALWYTLMSINNMAGWKERFNAPNSTVEKLTGLSKQGLVNARKNLIDNDLIVYEKGKKNKAPAYQMKSLVNSVDPSGYQSIYQSEYPSGYQSNDESLTIPKQKRDGYEEVEDEEKTRAEDPYVIYQENFGVMRPMITESISDWCSSFSAEIVVAAMKRGIKQNARSFAYIESILRDWSQQGIKTINDIKAYEKQTSQPSKTIPFPKQKDQRLETLQRMREKGE, encoded by the coding sequence ATGAATTATGTAAAAGAGTTAAAAGCTTTTAAGGATTGGTTGCTACTGAACGATCTTGATACCAGCGCAATTGCATTATGGTACACACTAATGTCCATAAACAATATGGCTGGCTGGAAAGAACGATTCAATGCGCCCAACTCTACTGTAGAGAAATTGACAGGGCTCTCTAAACAAGGGTTGGTCAATGCTCGTAAAAACCTTATTGATAACGATCTGATTGTCTACGAGAAAGGCAAAAAGAACAAGGCTCCTGCTTATCAAATGAAATCTTTAGTCAACTCAGTTGACCCATCAGGGTACCAATCCATATACCAATCGGAATACCCATCAGGATACCAATCCAATGACGAATCCTTGACCATACCTAAACAGAAACGAGACGGTTATGAAGAAGTGGAAGATGAGGAAAAGACACGCGCCGAAGATCCGTATGTTATCTATCAAGAAAATTTTGGCGTGATGCGACCGATGATTACCGAATCCATTAGCGATTGGTGCTCCTCCTTCTCCGCAGAGATTGTGGTTGCTGCGATGAAAAGAGGCATCAAACAAAATGCTCGATCCTTTGCTTATATCGAAAGCATTCTTAGGGATTGGTCTCAACAAGGCATAAAAACAATTAATGATATCAAGGCATACGAAAAACAAACAAGCCAACCCTCAAAGACCATTCCTTTCCCAAAACAAAAAGACCAACGCTTAGAAACGCTTCAACGCATGCGAGAAAAGGGGGAGTAA
- a CDS encoding helix-turn-helix transcriptional regulator: MKYTLRQARMIGEMTQLEMANELNMSKKTYIQYEKYRKILRMDDAQKFVMASKIPFEEIIFFEDQVQKFCINEGRDETCM, from the coding sequence ATGAAGTACACACTGAGACAAGCCCGAATGATAGGGGAGATGACACAATTAGAAATGGCAAATGAATTAAATATGTCTAAAAAGACATACATTCAGTATGAAAAATATCGGAAAATATTAAGGATGGATGATGCTCAAAAGTTTGTTATGGCGAGTAAGATCCCATTTGAGGAGATCATTTTTTTTGAAGATCAAGTACAGAAATTCTGTATAAATGAAGGGAGAGATGAAACGTGCATGTAA
- a CDS encoding XRE family transcriptional regulator: MTLSRLIKKLRKEHRLTQTELAKRLNVAPTTVSAWEQGYNKPLMDKLVTMSKMFDVPIQDFFKEEKKEENGVNHSIQGGSYVAEPSMKYPVQTRELPLYGDIAAGALAIVEGIAAERLEYIDVSTQLLGKHSNADDLFVMKVNGESMNKVIPDDSYVICKPMNLENIQGNDILIFSHDNAYSMKRYYEQDDVVIFSPESTTNKYEEIEIPKDTSNTLRVYAKVIGYSVILD, translated from the coding sequence ATGACCTTATCACGATTAATTAAAAAACTAAGGAAAGAACATCGGTTGACACAAACAGAATTAGCTAAAAGATTAAACGTAGCGCCTACAACCGTTTCCGCTTGGGAGCAAGGCTATAACAAACCTTTAATGGACAAGCTCGTAACAATGTCCAAGATGTTTGATGTCCCTATTCAAGATTTTTTCAAGGAAGAGAAAAAGGAAGAAAATGGTGTCAATCATTCTATACAAGGAGGCTCTTATGTTGCTGAACCTTCGATGAAATATCCAGTTCAAACCCGTGAATTGCCATTATATGGAGACATAGCTGCTGGGGCTTTGGCTATTGTAGAAGGAATTGCTGCAGAACGGCTAGAATATATAGATGTTTCTACACAATTGTTAGGGAAACATTCAAATGCTGACGATTTATTTGTGATGAAAGTGAATGGGGAAAGCATGAATAAAGTTATACCCGATGATTCCTATGTCATTTGCAAACCTATGAATTTGGAAAATATACAAGGCAATGATATTTTAATTTTTAGCCACGATAACGCCTATAGTATGAAGCGATATTATGAACAAGATGATGTGGTTATTTTTAGCCCAGAAAGCACTACGAATAAATATGAAGAAATTGAAATACCAAAAGATACTAGTAACACCTTACGTGTATATGCTAAAGTCATTGGATACTCTGTGATTTTGGATTAG
- a CDS encoding helix-turn-helix transcriptional regulator — protein MHVNLYVARKERRLSQYNISKVIGIHKQTYYLKENGKKEFTLSEAKQLAEIFDTTVDELFSKSRR, from the coding sequence GTGCATGTAAACTTATATGTAGCCAGAAAGGAAAGAAGATTATCTCAATATAATATTTCAAAAGTTATTGGTATTCATAAACAAACCTATTACTTGAAAGAAAACGGTAAAAAAGAGTTTACTTTAAGTGAGGCAAAACAACTTGCTGAAATTTTTGATACGACAGTAGACGAATTATTTTCTAAATCTAGACGTTAA
- a CDS encoding replicative helicase loader/inhibitor — protein sequence MEYNQAIDILESISAVYPRFELSEKKVKIIMPALLKMDYEGVMANVERHVTKNPFPPTIAEIAAYPVQTNENIEKWREWELAASKVSQERKRQLVINLQKLLAERARDGID from the coding sequence ATGGAGTACAATCAAGCGATAGATATTTTGGAATCGATTTCGGCTGTGTATCCACGATTCGAACTTAGCGAAAAGAAAGTCAAAATCATCATGCCCGCTCTTCTAAAAATGGATTATGAAGGTGTGATGGCCAATGTGGAGCGTCATGTAACCAAAAACCCATTTCCACCTACCATTGCTGAAATTGCCGCGTACCCTGTTCAAACAAACGAAAACATTGAAAAATGGCGGGAATGGGAGTTGGCGGCGTCCAAAGTGTCTCAAGAACGTAAACGTCAACTCGTGATCAATCTCCAAAAATTATTGGCTGAGAGAGCGAGGGATGGAATTGATTGA
- a CDS encoding ISAzo13 family transposase, which yields MIQKLSNGFKEIMIETIDKLKSSDKRIALAKIAKTYGDGGQTAVAETFHVSRDTIRKGSYELESGFPITDAFQARGRKKVEKGHLPHLLEDIQAIVDGQSQTDPSFNTTQLYTRMTIQEVRDQLVLQKGYQDADLPTNQTLNTKLHQLGYHLKKVQKTKPVKKIEETDAIFENLHATHEAYQGESNAVRLSFDTKDRVKIGPFSRGGKSRVRVEAADHDFGQTFLSLFGILDMSNEHVELTFTASKVTADLIADQIEAYVHKLRSQQEVDTLIINADNGPENNSRRTQFMKRMIEFAATYDIKVILAYYPPYHSKYNPIERVWAVLEQHWNGALLNTQEMVLGFAESMTWKKKHPSVTLEENTYETGKKVEKNVMDQYEKMIDRAKGIGKWFVEIHPHQCKAALYMGLKTQ from the coding sequence ATGATACAGAAATTATCTAACGGATTCAAAGAAATTATGATAGAAACGATCGACAAATTAAAAAGTTCCGATAAACGCATCGCTTTAGCCAAGATCGCCAAAACCTATGGAGATGGAGGACAAACAGCTGTAGCGGAAACATTTCATGTGAGTAGAGATACGATAAGAAAAGGAAGTTATGAGCTAGAATCAGGGTTTCCAATCACAGATGCTTTTCAAGCAAGGGGTAGAAAGAAAGTCGAAAAAGGCCATCTCCCTCACCTGTTAGAAGATATCCAAGCCATTGTAGATGGCCAAAGCCAAACCGACCCCAGTTTCAACACGACTCAACTGTATACAAGAATGACCATTCAAGAAGTCAGAGATCAACTCGTTCTCCAAAAAGGCTATCAAGATGCAGATTTGCCGACCAACCAGACGTTAAATACCAAACTCCATCAATTGGGCTACCACCTCAAGAAGGTGCAGAAAACAAAACCGGTCAAGAAAATCGAAGAAACCGATGCGATCTTTGAAAATCTCCACGCCACTCATGAAGCTTATCAAGGAGAAAGCAATGCGGTTCGTCTTTCCTTTGATACCAAGGATCGAGTGAAAATCGGACCGTTTTCGAGAGGTGGAAAAAGTAGAGTGCGTGTAGAGGCCGCAGATCATGATTTTGGTCAGACATTTTTATCACTATTTGGAATCCTGGATATGTCCAATGAGCATGTCGAACTCACTTTCACGGCATCGAAAGTGACAGCTGATTTAATCGCTGATCAAATCGAAGCCTATGTTCACAAGTTGCGTTCACAACAGGAGGTGGATACCCTCATCATAAACGCCGATAATGGTCCTGAAAATAACAGTCGTCGAACACAATTCATGAAAAGAATGATTGAGTTTGCGGCTACCTACGACATCAAAGTCATCTTAGCCTATTACCCGCCCTATCACAGTAAATACAACCCAATTGAAAGGGTGTGGGCAGTGCTTGAGCAACATTGGAACGGGGCCCTTTTGAACACACAAGAGATGGTTTTAGGATTCGCTGAGAGTATGACTTGGAAAAAGAAGCACCCTTCTGTCACCCTTGAAGAAAACACCTATGAGACAGGGAAAAAAGTTGAAAAGAACGTAATGGATCAATATGAAAAGATGATTGATCGAGCCAAAGGGATCGGGAAATGGTTTGTGGAGATCCACCCTCATCAGTGTAAGGCAGCGTTATATATGGGCTTAAAGACACAGTGA
- the rnr gene encoding ribonuclease R, producing the protein MVEETIEPVLAHIRDEAKKPVSVHELQEALEMDSANNRKDLMKTLNHLEDTGQLVRTRNNRYGIPEKMNLLKGTVQAHRKGFAFILPEDSGQDDVYVAPGDLAGAMNRDTVFVRIQSRSGGQSGDRSEGAVVRILERGTTRVVGTFLDYERYGFVTPDDKRLYEDVFIPKGQEHGAADGHKVVVELTKYPEGRMGAEGVVATILGHKNDPGTDILSIIHKHELPGAFPEDVQAEAAAAPDEIQTAEIERRHDLREETIVTIDGADAKDLDDAVTVKRLDNGNYRLGVHIADVSYYVKEGSAIDVEAENRGTSSYLVDRVIPMIPHRLSNGICSLNPKVDRLTLSCEMEISPEGDVVDHDIFESVIRTSARMTYTEVKEILVDQNEETRERYRALVPLFEDMEKLAGILRNKRFERGAIDFDFKEANVEMDEDGHPVDVRIIERSVAERLIEEFMLAANETIAEHFHWLKLPFIYRIHEDPDEEKLQSFLEFITSFGYVMKGRGDSIHPGALQEVLQAVKGEAEETVINTVMLRSMQQAKYDPANIGHFGLAADFYTHFTSPIRRYPDLIVHRLIRTYLVKNQTGKKTVDHWQGRLPDIAKHSSAMERRSVDAERDVDDLKKTEFMKDKIGEEFPAFVSGAANFGLFIRLENTIEGLVHVSNLTDDYYHYDERQYALIGERTANMFRIGDRVDVRVLDVNMDEPSIDFEIVGMPERKKRKSREGPKVIQGERNRPEDHKPPKNKAKGKGGGKKGKKKKSKGKQS; encoded by the coding sequence AGAAGCTTTGGAAATGGATTCAGCAAATAACCGGAAGGACTTAATGAAAACGTTGAACCATTTGGAAGACACCGGCCAGTTAGTCCGTACGCGCAACAATCGCTACGGCATTCCCGAAAAAATGAACTTGCTTAAAGGGACTGTACAAGCCCATCGCAAAGGTTTCGCTTTTATTTTGCCTGAAGATTCCGGGCAAGATGATGTGTATGTTGCCCCCGGCGATCTTGCTGGTGCCATGAACAGAGATACTGTTTTTGTGCGCATTCAATCCCGATCGGGAGGACAATCCGGCGATCGGTCCGAAGGCGCGGTCGTTCGCATTCTGGAACGGGGAACGACCCGAGTTGTGGGGACGTTTCTCGACTATGAGCGTTATGGGTTTGTTACCCCCGATGATAAACGTTTGTATGAAGATGTTTTTATTCCGAAAGGCCAGGAGCATGGTGCCGCCGATGGGCATAAAGTGGTCGTTGAACTAACGAAATATCCGGAAGGCCGCATGGGGGCCGAAGGGGTAGTCGCTACCATTCTCGGGCATAAAAACGATCCCGGTACCGATATTTTGTCAATCATTCATAAGCATGAACTCCCGGGGGCATTCCCGGAAGACGTGCAGGCAGAAGCGGCTGCTGCGCCTGATGAGATTCAAACGGCGGAAATCGAGCGACGTCATGATTTACGAGAGGAAACGATTGTCACCATCGATGGTGCCGATGCTAAAGACCTTGATGATGCCGTAACAGTAAAGCGCCTGGACAACGGCAATTATCGTCTCGGCGTTCACATTGCCGATGTCAGTTACTATGTGAAAGAAGGCTCCGCTATTGATGTGGAAGCCGAGAACCGTGGGACGAGTTCTTATCTCGTTGATCGTGTTATCCCGATGATCCCGCATCGGTTGTCCAACGGCATCTGTTCGTTGAACCCGAAAGTGGATCGTCTCACCCTCTCTTGTGAAATGGAGATTAGCCCCGAAGGGGATGTCGTCGATCATGATATTTTTGAAAGTGTCATCCGCACTTCTGCACGCATGACGTATACGGAAGTGAAAGAAATTCTCGTTGATCAAAATGAAGAGACGAGAGAACGATACCGTGCGCTTGTGCCGCTTTTTGAGGACATGGAAAAATTGGCCGGCATATTAAGAAACAAGCGTTTTGAACGAGGAGCGATCGATTTTGATTTTAAAGAAGCGAACGTCGAGATGGATGAGGATGGCCATCCTGTCGATGTCCGTATCATCGAACGTTCCGTGGCCGAACGGTTAATTGAAGAGTTCATGCTGGCGGCAAACGAAACCATTGCCGAGCATTTTCATTGGTTGAAGCTTCCGTTTATTTACCGTATACACGAAGACCCGGACGAAGAAAAATTGCAAAGTTTCCTCGAATTTATTACGAGCTTCGGCTATGTGATGAAAGGACGCGGGGATTCCATTCATCCCGGGGCGCTGCAAGAAGTGTTGCAAGCGGTGAAAGGAGAAGCGGAAGAAACGGTGATCAACACGGTCATGCTGCGTTCCATGCAACAAGCCAAGTACGACCCGGCGAATATCGGGCACTTTGGATTGGCAGCTGATTTCTACACTCACTTCACTTCGCCGATTCGCCGTTATCCGGATTTGATTGTCCATCGTCTAATCCGTACGTACCTAGTGAAAAATCAAACCGGCAAAAAGACTGTGGATCACTGGCAAGGAAGGCTTCCGGACATTGCCAAACATTCATCGGCCATGGAACGCCGATCCGTTGATGCCGAACGGGATGTGGATGATTTAAAAAAAACAGAGTTCATGAAAGACAAGATCGGCGAAGAGTTTCCGGCCTTTGTGAGTGGTGCAGCAAATTTTGGCTTGTTCATCCGTTTGGAAAACACAATTGAAGGCCTTGTCCATGTCAGTAATTTGACCGATGATTATTATCATTACGACGAACGCCAATACGCCCTAATCGGAGAGAGAACTGCAAACATGTTTCGCATCGGTGACCGTGTCGATGTACGCGTCCTCGATGTTAACATGGACGAACCCTCGATTGATTTTGAAATCGTCGGCATGCCGGAACGCAAAAAACGAAAATCCCGGGAAGGACCGAAGGTCATACAAGGGGAGCGCAACCGACCTGAGGATCATAAACCTCCGAAAAATAAAGCGAAAGGCAAAGGCGGTGGAAAAAAAGGGAAGAAAAAGAAAAGCAAAGGCAAGCAATCTTAA